One Tripterygium wilfordii isolate XIE 37 chromosome 10, ASM1340144v1, whole genome shotgun sequence DNA segment encodes these proteins:
- the LOC120006894 gene encoding RING-H2 finger protein ATL47-like — MSWIRYQIKKKDDLLIYSSQSLVSSASSSSPSLPYNSDYHKQSASLSSSGNKVSPAILFIIVILAVIFFISGILHLIVKFLLRHRSSSSVSESNRYPEMSGSDAFQRQLQQLFHLHDSGLDQAFIDALPVFYYKEIVGLKEPFDCAVCLCEFSEQDKLRLLPMCSHAFHIDCIDTWLLSNSTCPLCRGTLYMPGLAFENPVFDFEGRREEVTIPSTGEIGVHLGPKLSDSEIVNSKRVFSVRLGKFRSTNNGGVVVAAGEGGGEGAERIKAETSSSNNCNSINLDGRRCYSMGSYQYVVADSDLRVALVPTRNGTNGSMSLVKRRITQDLNSSVDGDYEGKKINMRSKGESFSVSKIWQWSKKGKFQNSAETHMGSSPVTVGLPWSERDRTHHDT; from the coding sequence ATGTCTTGGATTCGATATCAAATCAAGAAGAAAGACGATCTCTTGATCTATTCATCTCAATCTCTGGtatcttctgcttcttcttcttcaccatcATTGCCATATAACAGTGATTACCATAAGCAATCTGCCTCGTTGTCTTCATCTGGTAACAAAGTGAGCCCAGCAATTCTATTCATCATAGTTATTCTAGCTGTAATATTCTTCATATCTGGTATTCTTCATTTGATTGTAAAATTTCTTCTAAGGCACAGATCTTCCTCATCAGTATCTGAATCTAACAGATACCCAGAAATGTCTGGGTCTGATGCTTTCCAGAGACAGTTGCAACAGCTATTCCATCTTCATGATTCTGGTCTAGATCAAGCTTTCATAGATGCTCTCCCTGTGTTTTATTACAAAGAGATTGTGGGTCTGAAAGAACCATTTGATTGTGCTGTTTGTCTGTGTGAATTCTCAGAACAAGACAAGTTGAGATTGCTTCCAATGTGTAGTCATGCTTTTCACATTGATTGTATAGACACATGGTTACTGTCTAATTCAACTTGCCCACTTTGTAGAGGGACCCTATACATGCCTGGGCTTGCCTTTGAAAACCCAGTTTTTGATTTTGAAGGTCGAAGGGAAGAAGTTACCATTCCAAGCACTGGAGAAATTGGGGTTCATCTTGGCCCTAAACTTTCAGACAGTGAGATTGTCAATTCAAAGAGGGTGTTCTCTGTGAGGTTAGGGAAATTCAGAAGCACAAACAATGGAGGAGTAGTAGTAGCAGCGggggaaggaggaggagagggaGCAGAGAGAATAAAGGCAGAAACTAGTAGTAGCAATAATTGTAATAGTATTAATTTGGATGGGAGGAGATGCTACTCAATGGGATCATACCAATATGTGGTTGCTGATTCAGACCTGAGAGTGGCCTTAGTTCCAACTAGAAATGGTACTAATGGCAGTATGAGTTTAGTGAAGAGGAGAATTACCCAAGATTTGAATTCATCAGTTGATGGAGATTATGAGGGGAAGAAGATTAACATGAGAAGTAAAGGTGAAAGCTTTTCTGTTTCCAAGATATGGCAATGGTCCAAGAAGGGTAAATTCCAAAATTCTGCAGAAACCCATATGGGTTCTTCTCCTGTTACTGTGGGATTACCATGGAGTGAGAGAGACCGAACCCATCATGACACTTGA